Sequence from the [Clostridium] scindens genome:
GATTCAGAAGGCCGCTTTCCAGCGCCTGATCACGGATCGGGCGGAAGTAGTCTGCGATCTCTGACAGCAGATTCTGGTCAAGGCCCGTATCGTATGGCGTTCCCTTAAAGGTCTCTACCATAACTTCCGTTGCCGGCTGGCTCGTTCCCATTGCAAATGGAGACATGGCCGTATCGATGATGTCTGCGCCCGCCTCGATTGCTTTCATGTAGGTCATTGCCCCTACGCCTGACGTATAGTGGGTATGCATCTCGATCGGAATATCCACCGCTCCCTTAAGCGCCGTCACCAGTTCGGTTGCCTGGTATGGACACAGGAGGCCTGCCATATCTTTTACACAGATAGAATTGGCACCCATATCCTCGATTCTCTTGGCAAGGTCAACCCAGTAATCCAGGGTGTAGGCGTCTCCAAGGGTGTAGGACATAGCGACCTGGGCCTCGGCCTTTTCCTTGTTTGCCGCGCTGACGGCCGTCTGCAGGTTGCGGATATCATTCATACAGTCAAAGATACGGATGATATCAATTCCGTTCGCTACGGATTTCTGAACAAAATATTCTACCACGTCATCCGCGTATGGACGGTAGCCCAGAATATTCTGCCCACGGAAAAGCATCTGCAGCTTCGTATTCTTGAATCCGTCGCGGAACTTGCGGAGTCTGTCCCATGGATCTTCCTTCAGGAAGCGAAGGGATGCGTCAAAAGTAGCGCCGCCCCAGCACTCTACCGCATGATATCCTACCTTGTCCATCTTATCCACGATGGGTAGCATCTGCTCGGTAGTCATACGTGTGGCGATCAATGACTGATGCGCGTCACGCAGGACGGTTTCTGTAATCTTTACCGGTTTTTTCTCTATTTCTGCCATTTTATATCCTCCTAATATTCAACTTTACATTTATATGCCTACGCCAAAGATCGCCATGAATGTACCGGCCGCAACTGCCGTGCCGATAACGCCCGCCACATTTGGCCCCATCGCATGCATCAGAAGGAAGTTGGTCGGATCTGCCTCCGCTCCCACCTTCTGGGATACCCTGGCTGCCATCGGAACCGCAGATACGCCTGCTGAGCCGATCAGCGGGTTTACCTTTCCATGAGTAAAGAAACACATCAGTTTTCCGAACAATACCCCGGCAGCTGTTCCGAATATAAATGCTGCAAGTCCCAGGGCCACGATCTTGAGCGTGTCCAGATTAAGGAATGCCTCCGCGCTTGTGGTCGCGCCTACAGAGGTTCCCAGCAAGATTACTACGATATACATCAATGCATTGGATGCCGTCTCGGTAAGCTGCCTTACTACTCCAGACTCGCGGAACAGGTTGCCAAGCATCAGCATGCCTACCAGCGGAGCCGTCGTAGGAAGGATTGCGCATACCACGATCGTAACGATGATCGGGAAGAGGATTCGTTCCAGCTTGGAAACAGGCCTTAACTGCTCCATCTTAATCTTCCGTTCTTTTTCCGTCGTCAGAAGCTTCATGATCGGCGGCTGGATAATCGGGACTAGCGACATATAGGAATATGCCGCAACCGCGATTGGTCCTAATATCGCCGTCTGCTGAAGTTTTCCGGCCAGGAAGATGGATGTCGGCCCGTCCGCTCCTCCTATGATGGAGATCGCCGCTGCCGCTTTATCTGAGAATCCCATCCACATTGCCCCAAGGTAAGCGGCAAAGATTCCAAACTGCGCTGCCGCTCCCAGAAGGAAGCTCTTAGGATTCGCAATCAGAGGCCCGAAGTCTGTCATAGCGCCTACGCCAAGGAAGATCAAGGACGGAAGGATCGACCACTCATCCAGAAGATAGAAGTAGTAGAGAAGTCCGCCGGTTCCATTGGCTGCATCTTCCGCATGCAGCATAATATCCGGATAGATATTTACGAGCAGCATACCAAACGCAATTGGTACCAGGAGCAGAGGTTCAAACCCATGTCTGATTGCCAGGTATAGGAAAAAGCATGCAACTGCAATCATAATTACATTGCCCCATGTAAGACTGAAAAATGCTGTCTGATGCACGAGGTTTCCTAATGTTGTTGTTATATATTCCATTTTTTAACCTCCAGTCGTGTTAGTTAGACATAGCCAGACTATGTCCTAGTTTAAAGTAGCCAATACTGCGCCTGATTCTACTGCATCTCCTACAGCTACATCAATGCTTGCTACCGTTCCGTCTTCCGGTGCCACAACTGGGATTTCCATTTTCATTGCTTCAATAATTACGACTGCGTCGCCCTTCTTTACACTCTGTCCAACGCTTGCTTCCAGCTTGAATACTTTGCCGGCAGCTCCTGCCTTTACCTGGATAGAGCCTGCTCCTGCCGCAGGTGCCGCTGCCTTTGGAGCTGCTGGCGCTGCCTTAGGCGCTGTGGCAGGTGCTGCCGCTCTTGGCGCTTGTGGTGCTGCTCCTGCTCCCTTTTCCTCTACGGTTACATCATATACGTTGCCATTAACTGTGATTGTATAATTTTTCATCTTTCTAATCCTCCTGTTTACATTATGAATTCCATTTATTCGATGGACGGCGTCTGATGCTTCGCACAATGAATCCATCCGTGCTGGTGCCTTCCGCTGCTGCGATCGCTGCTGAAATCACCGCAATCAACTCTGTATCATCTGTTTCAGAAACCTGTGCCTCTTTCGCTGCCGGTTCTTTTGCAGGCACGCTTTCCTTTTTCATCTCCGCTGCCGGTTTTCTCTTGAATGCATTTTCAATCGCAGGGATAAATCTGAATAAGGAGATAATCAGCGAAATGAAAATCAATACCACAAACACTGTTCCCATTCCAAGCACCGTATTAAGTCCTGCTTTTTCCAATATCTCGCCCGTCGTATATTCGGCATCGACGGTCATGCTGTCCAGATACAGCCTATCGTCAAATACGAACGTGATCGTCGCGTCACGGTCTTTGAACTCTGCCTCTGTAGATACCTTTACTTCCTTGCCGGAAGCCTCATAGGTATAGTCGCCATGGCTCACATAATCGCCGCATTCCTTCACAGCAGCCTTCCATGCATCCATGGTGGAGATAAAACTCCCCGGCTCGATCGGAAGGCCTGCCTGCGTCAGCTGCAGGTTCATGTTGAACTCAGACATGTCGCTCCACTGCTCCATCATGGCATCATCGGCATTGGAGCAATATTCAATCAAGAATTCTGTCACTTGTTCCATGCTGGCTTCATCATATTCAACCGCCTCTTTGCTGCTTCCGCATGCGGTAAAGCAGAGCATTGCTGCAAGTACACAGAGTAATAAGCTAATTTTTTTCCTCACTTTGCCTCACCTCTCTAAACCGTACCATGCTTTTTCATCGGACGGTCTTCTCTTTTTGTGAACAACATCTCGAATGCTCCGATTACATATTTTCTCGTATCCGCCGGCTCGATGATGGTGTCCACATATCCTCTTCTTGCTGCAGATAATGGGCTTGACTGCAATTCTTTATATTCTGCCGCTTTTTCCTTGATCGTGTCTGCATCGGAATCCGCATACATGATCTTGGCCGCAAGAGAGGCTTCCATCATGCCAATCTCGGCATCCGGCCATGCATATACCATGTCCGCTCCGATAGACTTGCTGTTCATGGCTACATATGCGCTACCGTAGGCTTTTCCGATGATGACGTTTACCTTCGGGACCGTCGCATTGGCAAACGCGTACGCAAGTCTTGCCGTATCTTTGGCCAGGTGCTTTTCTTCGTACTTGCCTGCCTTGAATCCAGACACGTTGGTAAGGGTAAGTACCGGAATATTGAAGGCATCGCAGAATGTAATAAAGTCAGCGGCCTTCTCTGCTCCTTTCGCAGACAGGGAGCCGTCAAACTCTTCTACGACTTCTGCCTCTTCGTTATATACTTTTGAACGGTTTGCCACAGCGCCCACCGTCATGCCGTTCAGACGGATGAAGCCGGTGACCATATCTTTTGCATAGTGCTTCTTTGCCTCGAAGAAGATCTGGCTGTCGGATATCTGTGTCAAGGCAATCGCCGTATCCTCAGCTGCATTCTCGATCCCTTCGCAGACACGGTTCAAGTCATCCGCGCATTCATCATAAGACGCATCTTCTTCATTATTACATGGCAGCATGCAGACCAGGGAGCGAATACTCTCAAGAATCTCCTCCTCTGATCCGATCTCATCTACAAGGCCAGACTTCTCGCTCTGGAATTCTGCAGAAGACGTGTCCAGCTTAGCAGCCGTATTGCCGGGAATCGCATTGGGCGAATTCACGAATAGCTTTCCTGCGCCTTTTTCCATGAAGGTAAAATCAGACAGTGCCGGAACCACGGAGAGTCCTCCTCCACAGTTGCCAAAAATCGCTGTAATCTGCGGAATCACGCCTGAAGCCATGGTCTGCTTCAGATAGAGGCTTCCAAAAGCCTCCAGCGCATCCGTCGCTTCCTGGAGCCTGAAGCCGGCACAATCAACAAGGCCTATCACTGGCGCACCCATCTTCATTGCCATATCGTAGATATTCGCAATCTTCTTAGCATGCATCTCGCCCATCGCACCGCCTAATACGGATGCATCCTGGCTGTACACATACACCAAATTCCCATCAATCACTCCATAGCCGGTTATTACGCCGTCAGCCGGAGTTTCTTTTTGTTGCATGTTGAAATCCGTATTTCTGGCAGTTACTGCCCCGCCGATCTCAACAAAGCTGCCTGCATCAAGCAAAGAACTGATTCTTGCGCCTGCTGCATTTTCTGTTGCCATGTTGCCCATAGTCTAGCCCTCCATTTTCTTACATATTTTAAATAGGTTTTTACCAAAAATTTTAAAAGTAAAACCAAATTTTTGCCAATTATATTATATCTATTTTTATAAGAAACTGCAATAGTTATTGCTTATTTTTTGTTAAAAAATTGACGTTCCTCTTTCTCCGCAACTTTTCGCCAGAACCGTATATATTTCCCGTGTTTATCCCAAAATATATTAGACCCACAAAAACACTTACAGATTTGGAGGATAATAATGGAAACTGCAGTTAGCAAAAAGAAACGCCCCTTTGGCTTCTACGTATGCGCCATAGGCTTTACATTCGAACGCTGCGCGTTCTATACAGTCAAATATCTCCTGGCAATCTGGATTGCTACCAATGCCGCTGGAGGCGGCCTGGGACTTACAGATGCAGATGCCTCCCTTGTGGCTGCGCTCTTCGTGGCCTTCACTTATATCACGCCTGTCATTGGCGGATATGTGGCGGATTACTGGCTTAGCCCGAGAATTTGCGTTGCCGCCGGCATGATCCTGATGGGACTGGGCTATCTATGCACCTGGAGAGCTGATTCTATGTTCCTGGTATGGATGATGATCATACTCGTGTCCATAGGCACGGGACTCTTTAAAGGGAACCTATCCGGCGTAAACGGACTGCTGTTCGAGGATAAGGATGAACTCAACAGCGCCTTTTCTATCCAATATTCATTCGTGAATATCGGATCGTTCATCGGCACGACGTTTATCGCCATCCTGCCGGTAACGTTTGGATTTAGCTTTAATTTTGTATTTCTTCTGTGCGCCATCTTTCTATTTGCAGATGCCATCTGGTTTATCTCCAACCAGCGCTTTTTAGGCAATGCGGGGAAAAAGCCATTTAAGAACGACCAGCGCCAGTTCGTAAGCAAGGGCAAGAAAGAAGCAGAAGAAAACAAGCCCTTGACTTCCGGGGACAAGAAGCGCATTGCCGCCATCATTCTTGTGACCTTGTTCTCCGTCGTTTTCTGGATCGTCTGGTATATGGCATATATGCCCGCCTACTACTACTTTGGCTGGGGAAACGGCGAGAATTTCCTCAACCACGCCAACTGGATGATTGGCTCCTTCCACGTTCCTACCTCCTGGTTCGACTCCGTAAATGCCCTGACCTGCATCGTACTGGGTCCGGTCTTTGCCCTTCTGTGGGCCAGGATGGCCATTCGCCCGCAAGGAGACATCAGCATGTTCAAAAAAACAGCGATCGGCATGATCCTCGTAGGCGTTGCTTTCGTAGTCATGGTCTGCGCGGACATCGTAAGAGGCGATGGCCAGTGCTCCCTTCTGTGGATCGTTCTGGTATCCCTTCTGATGTCCATCGGAGAGATGGTATTCTCGCCTCTTGGGAATTCCTTTATCACCATGCTGGCTCCGGCCAAAGTCATGGGCGCGCTTCTCGGGTTCTGGCCAATTGCCGTATTTTTCGCGACGCTGATCTATCCGAAGCTCTATGCGTACCTTAAGACCGTTCCCTTCCAGATCGGTTATGGGATCGTGGCTGCCGTCGTCATTGTGATGGGAATCATCCTCTGGCTGTTAAGCAGCAGGCTCGATCAGCTGGCTAAGGCAGAATAGGGTGTATTTCAAATCAGCAGACACAAAAAGGCCGTTGGGGCTGCAGACTGATATTCTTCCGAAAATCAGCCAGCCGCTCCCCGGCCTTTTCATTTCTTCTACTTCTGATTCCTGAATTGCATCGGAGTCATA
This genomic interval carries:
- a CDS encoding oxaloacetate decarboxylase subunit alpha, which translates into the protein MAEIEKKPVKITETVLRDAHQSLIATRMTTEQMLPIVDKMDKVGYHAVECWGGATFDASLRFLKEDPWDRLRKFRDGFKNTKLQMLFRGQNILGYRPYADDVVEYFVQKSVANGIDIIRIFDCMNDIRNLQTAVSAANKEKAEAQVAMSYTLGDAYTLDYWVDLAKRIEDMGANSICVKDMAGLLCPYQATELVTALKGAVDIPIEMHTHYTSGVGAMTYMKAIEAGADIIDTAMSPFAMGTSQPATEVMVETFKGTPYDTGLDQNLLSEIADYFRPIRDQALESGLLNPKNMGVNIKTLLYQVPGGMLSNLTSQLKEQGAEDKFYDVLEEVPRVRKDLGEPPLVTPSSQIVGTQAVFNVLMGERYKMATKETKDVLSGKYGATAKPFNEEVREKVLGKDAEIITCRPADLIPDELDTLRKECEQWIQQDEDVLTYALFPQVATDFFKYREAQQTKVDQTIADTKNGSYPV
- a CDS encoding sodium ion-translocating decarboxylase subunit beta — protein: MEYITTTLGNLVHQTAFFSLTWGNVIMIAVACFFLYLAIRHGFEPLLLVPIAFGMLLVNIYPDIMLHAEDAANGTGGLLYYFYLLDEWSILPSLIFLGVGAMTDFGPLIANPKSFLLGAAAQFGIFAAYLGAMWMGFSDKAAAAISIIGGADGPTSIFLAGKLQQTAILGPIAVAAYSYMSLVPIIQPPIMKLLTTEKERKIKMEQLRPVSKLERILFPIIVTIVVCAILPTTAPLVGMLMLGNLFRESGVVRQLTETASNALMYIVVILLGTSVGATTSAEAFLNLDTLKIVALGLAAFIFGTAAGVLFGKLMCFFTHGKVNPLIGSAGVSAVPMAARVSQKVGAEADPTNFLLMHAMGPNVAGVIGTAVAAGTFMAIFGVGI
- a CDS encoding biotin/lipoyl-containing protein; translation: MKNYTITVNGNVYDVTVEEKGAGAAPQAPRAAAPATAPKAAPAAPKAAAPAAGAGSIQVKAGAAGKVFKLEASVGQSVKKGDAVVIIEAMKMEIPVVAPEDGTVASIDVAVGDAVESGAVLATLN
- a CDS encoding OadG family transporter subunit, yielding MRKKISLLLCVLAAMLCFTACGSSKEAVEYDEASMEQVTEFLIEYCSNADDAMMEQWSDMSEFNMNLQLTQAGLPIEPGSFISTMDAWKAAVKECGDYVSHGDYTYEASGKEVKVSTEAEFKDRDATITFVFDDRLYLDSMTVDAEYTTGEILEKAGLNTVLGMGTVFVVLIFISLIISLFRFIPAIENAFKRKPAAEMKKESVPAKEPAAKEAQVSETDDTELIAVISAAIAAAEGTSTDGFIVRSIRRRPSNKWNS
- a CDS encoding acyl-CoA carboxylase subunit beta — protein: MGNMATENAAGARISSLLDAGSFVEIGGAVTARNTDFNMQQKETPADGVITGYGVIDGNLVYVYSQDASVLGGAMGEMHAKKIANIYDMAMKMGAPVIGLVDCAGFRLQEATDALEAFGSLYLKQTMASGVIPQITAIFGNCGGGLSVVPALSDFTFMEKGAGKLFVNSPNAIPGNTAAKLDTSSAEFQSEKSGLVDEIGSEEEILESIRSLVCMLPCNNEEDASYDECADDLNRVCEGIENAAEDTAIALTQISDSQIFFEAKKHYAKDMVTGFIRLNGMTVGAVANRSKVYNEEAEVVEEFDGSLSAKGAEKAADFITFCDAFNIPVLTLTNVSGFKAGKYEEKHLAKDTARLAYAFANATVPKVNVIIGKAYGSAYVAMNSKSIGADMVYAWPDAEIGMMEASLAAKIMYADSDADTIKEKAAEYKELQSSPLSAARRGYVDTIIEPADTRKYVIGAFEMLFTKREDRPMKKHGTV
- a CDS encoding peptide MFS transporter; protein product: METAVSKKKRPFGFYVCAIGFTFERCAFYTVKYLLAIWIATNAAGGGLGLTDADASLVAALFVAFTYITPVIGGYVADYWLSPRICVAAGMILMGLGYLCTWRADSMFLVWMMIILVSIGTGLFKGNLSGVNGLLFEDKDELNSAFSIQYSFVNIGSFIGTTFIAILPVTFGFSFNFVFLLCAIFLFADAIWFISNQRFLGNAGKKPFKNDQRQFVSKGKKEAEENKPLTSGDKKRIAAIILVTLFSVVFWIVWYMAYMPAYYYFGWGNGENFLNHANWMIGSFHVPTSWFDSVNALTCIVLGPVFALLWARMAIRPQGDISMFKKTAIGMILVGVAFVVMVCADIVRGDGQCSLLWIVLVSLLMSIGEMVFSPLGNSFITMLAPAKVMGALLGFWPIAVFFATLIYPKLYAYLKTVPFQIGYGIVAAVVIVMGIILWLLSSRLDQLAKAE